GCCGCCCAGGCTATAGACTACGTAAGAAGTGAGAGCCAACCATTTTTGCTAGAGTTTAAGACTTATCGCTATAAAGGACATTCCATGGCAGATCCGGCTAAATACAGAACGAAAGAAGAATTAAACACTTGGAAACAGCGCGACCCGATAAATATAGCGCAAGTTCGTGTTAGAAGTAATTTCCCCGAACTCACAGCAAAACTTTCAGATATCGAGCAAAGCGTTGACGACGAAATACTCGACGCAGTCAAATTTGCTGAGGAATCTCCCGAGCCACCCTTGGAAGAGGTGGGTTACTACACATACGTCTAGCTAGAGTCGAGTAGTTTTTCTTTTTTAGTGAAATCTAACTATTATGCGCACATTAAGTATACGTGAAGCTCTAAACGAAGCACTTGCCGAAGAATTGCAGCGCGACGAATCGGTATTTTTAATGGGAGAGGAGGTAGGCTACTACGATGGTGCCTATAAAGTATCGCGCGACTTGTTAAAACGCTTTGGCGAACGCCGCATTGTCGACACTCCGATTTCAGAAAATGGCTTTGCGGGAGTAGGCGTTGGCGCTGCGTTGATTGGCCTTCGGCCTATAATTGAGTTTATGACTTTTAATTTTTCGTTGATTGGAATCGATCAGGTCATTAACGCAGCGGCAAAAATGCGCTACATGTCTGCTGGGCAATACAAATTGCCAATCGTTTTTCGTGGTCCTGGGGGCTCCGTTCATCAGCTTGCGGCACAGCATTCACAAAGCCTGGAAAGTTTTTTTGTGCACGTTCCAGGCCTAATAGTAATAATGCCATCAACGCCGGCTGATGCTAAGGGCCTGCTAAAATCGGCTGTGCGCAATGACAACCCCGTTGTGTTTATAGAATCTGAAGCAATGTATTCCGTAAAAGGAGAAGTCCCAGATGATCCCGACTACCTAATAGATATTGGCACTGCCAGGATTAGGCAAAGCGGAAGTGATGTAACACTATTTTGTTGGTCCAAGACAGTGCCAACGTGCCTGTCGGCTGCAGAACAACTTAGTAGCCATGGGATATCGGCTGAAGTTATTGATTTAAGAACTCTTCGACCTTTGGATGAAGAAGTGATAACTACTTCAGTAATGAAAACTAATCGAGCGGTGGTAGTTCAGGAAGCTTGGCCACAGGCAAGTGTTGGGAGCTTCATTGCGCAGCGCATTAATGAAACGCTGTTTGACTATTTAGATGCACCAGTTCTTGTGCTATCCGGACTAGACATTCCTTATCCATATGCCAAAAACCTAGAGCAGTTGATGGCACCAAATGTCGATTCTGTAGTAAAAGCAGTCGAGCGTTTGATGTAAGGAAAACATGTAGGTAAGAATGGCGGGTGTGTAGGTGAGCCTGAGAGAGGTTAGCGATGCAGTTCCTATACTTCCATGGCTGACTGCGTCAGCGTTATCCAATTCCATCCGTGTTTTTTTCTCTGAAGCCTTCGAATGGTTTCGATGATATCTTTTCGGCGCTTATCGCTATAACCAAAAGCATTCCAGCATTTCTCATCTACTTCACTTGGCGTTCCCATCCGCAAATGCTCCACTAGACTCGTTACTGCAAGCCACAGGAACTGATTAGGATCCGATACAACAGTGTTGTTTTTCATGGATGCGCCAGCAATACCCAAGGCAGAATCGCGGCCGCAACCGGATGCAACCAAGCTAATCGCCGCAACTTCCAGTGGATCGCATCCATATATTTTAAAGCATACATTGCGCATAGGAACCCCTCTCGCCATGTGCTCTAATGCCCGAGTACATTGTTTCTTAGTGCCAGTTGCAATCTGAATGACCAGCCCAGCCCGTCCCGAAAATCCAGCGAGCATTCCTCTGCCATATCCAAATTGCGGAAGCGTGCCCCCCACAAAATGTCCAATCTTAGCGCGCAGCAGGGCATCATCCACTAATGGATGCCATATTCTTTCGTCAACTAAAGAATCGATGCGACGACTGATGGCATGCAAATAACAACAAGCAGCGGCAACATCGATTCCAATGTCCATCACCGCCTTGGTGAGTTTATAGCTCGGTGCCTTAATATCTATGCCATCTGGTTTAGCATGGTTAATGGCAAGCGTTTCGTCCTGTGCCGCTTTGGTAATTAATAACTTAACCGTATGAAAACTTAGCGGCGTGCTCTCTGTCAGCCCATTTTCGCGACCAAAGACCTGATAAATTAGGCGCCATACCGATGAAGGAACTGGACGAAACTGCTTAACAATATCAATAGCCACGTTCCAGCTTTGTAACCGCTTCTTTCGCTCCTGCTGTGAACTTTCGCTAAGTGCACTTTTTCGTTTAAATTCCTTACCAGCTTTCTCTATGTCTCGTTCGACGCGCTCGACATACTGTTCCTCAGTAAACGAGTCGTTTTCTAGGAGTGAATCTTCCTCTACATCTACTGTGCTTTCGGAATTATTTGACATTAAAGAGACTCAAAAAATAATTCTTTTCAACCTAGACTCAATTGAATAACGTATACTCAATAACGCTGTATGTGATTTCCTAACTACTCAGCATGCCAATGCTACCCGCTCTTAACTTTTGCCCAAAGAGATTTCTTAGACTGCGCACTTTTTTCCATCCATATAGTTTTGTTCGCCTTCGGCTTAAGCTACACGTTATTGAGCCAGTCGTCGTTCAAGCCTCAGCCAAAAAAACCTCTCGCTCATACTGTATCGACATATATCCAAATCTTCTTGATTCGACTTGTCCAGATTGGGTCGAAACAGCAATTTTTAGCTATTCCTTGCTCTTTATTAAAACCCGTACATGCAATCAGAAAAGCGCCAAGGACATTGCACAGGCTACAAATTGGTATACCAAGCTTAAAAAACTCTTCGAAGCACTGCGGACTATATTACCGACAAAACCCGACATAATTGCCAGACCTGAGAGCGGCTCGTTGCCAGATCTGTGGAAAAAGCTGCAAGAGGCTTATTTTCCCGAGAATTATCAGCTCTTAGACTACAGAGTTGGCTGGAGCAATAGGAGCAATAGAAACTGTTTGGCCTCTTGCAATTACATAAATCGTAAAGTTAGCGTCGCGAAGGCTCTTGCCAGCACGAAATACTGCGATATTTTGCCACCTTTGCTTTATCACGAGATGTGCCATGCGGTACTGGGAAAGCCAGAAATAGTAGGGGGCCGCAGAGTCATTCACGGTGTCGAGTTTAAGCAATTAGAAGCTAGACATCCAGGCATATCTTATTTAAATCATTGGATAAAAACCGGTGGATGGAGAAAAGCAGTAAAAGAATTCGATATTTCAATGATGTTTTAGAAAGTTTGCCAATAGGTTTCTTAAGGAAGAAATAAGTGATATATTTATAGTAAATTACAGTCCTAATAGTAAAAACTGAAGCAACTTAGTGGATTTTTATGATATTATTACAGGCTATTTGACACATTGCGTGCCGGGTTATTATACAGCTCGGATGAAATAGTGTAAGTTTAGGGTAGATGAAGTCGTTAAATAGCGTAAGTAATTGTAAGGTTTAGTTATTATCATAATGGTTGCTAGATAGATATGGAAAAGAGGTCTTATACAAGACGAGAATATCTGGCCAATTATAGGTTCCTGGGCAATAGCCAGAATTATAATTCTAGC
This region of Deltaproteobacteria bacterium genomic DNA includes:
- a CDS encoding pyruvate dehydrogenase complex E1 component subunit beta; the encoded protein is MRTLSIREALNEALAEELQRDESVFLMGEEVGYYDGAYKVSRDLLKRFGERRIVDTPISENGFAGVGVGAALIGLRPIIEFMTFNFSLIGIDQVINAAAKMRYMSAGQYKLPIVFRGPGGSVHQLAAQHSQSLESFFVHVPGLIVIMPSTPADAKGLLKSAVRNDNPVVFIESEAMYSVKGEVPDDPDYLIDIGTARIRQSGSDVTLFCWSKTVPTCLSAAEQLSSHGISAEVIDLRTLRPLDEEVITTSVMKTNRAVVVQEAWPQASVGSFIAQRINETLFDYLDAPVLVLSGLDIPYPYAKNLEQLMAPNVDSVVKAVERLM
- a CDS encoding SprT-like domain-containing protein gives rise to the protein MPMLPALNFCPKRFLRLRTFFHPYSFVRLRLKLHVIEPVVVQASAKKTSRSYCIDIYPNLLDSTCPDWVETAIFSYSLLFIKTRTCNQKSAKDIAQATNWYTKLKKLFEALRTILPTKPDIIARPESGSLPDLWKKLQEAYFPENYQLLDYRVGWSNRSNRNCLASCNYINRKVSVAKALASTKYCDILPPLLYHEMCHAVLGKPEIVGGRRVIHGVEFKQLEARHPGISYLNHWIKTGGWRKAVKEFDISMMF